Below is a window of Acyrthosiphon pisum isolate AL4f unplaced genomic scaffold, pea_aphid_22Mar2018_4r6ur Scaffold_15227;HRSCAF=15883, whole genome shotgun sequence DNA.
ATATTTCAAATCGTATGAGAGACTTTTATTTGGAGCTGGTGTACTTGGTCACAGCCTTAGTTCCTTCACTGACAGCGTGCTTGGCCAATTCACCGGGCAACAAGAGTCGGACGGCGGTTTGGATTTCCCGGCTGGTAATGGTCGAACGTTTGTTGTAGTGGGCCAGACGACTGGACTCGGCGGCGATGCGCTCGAACAGGTCGTTGACGAAGCTGTTCATGATGCTCATGGCTTTGGACGAAACACCGGTGTCGGGATGTACTTGTTTCAACACTTTGTAGA
It encodes the following:
- the LOC100573886 gene encoding histone H2B-like, with product MAPGGKSAGKAMKKSSGKAQKNIAKSDKKRKPKRKESYAIYIYKVLKQVHPDTGVSSKAMSIMNSFVNDLFERIAAESSRLAHYNKRSTITSREIQTAVRLLLPGELAKHAVSEGTKAVTKYTSSK